In the genome of Oncorhynchus mykiss isolate Arlee chromosome 18, USDA_OmykA_1.1, whole genome shotgun sequence, one region contains:
- the LOC110495667 gene encoding T-cell surface antigen CD2 isoform X1, giving the protein MLGSGAQAHRTVRGHIPTRRPLRLPLLRRRCFGSPAGIRSIVLGDGPNRGSASGKSYSLSTCSNNTMACTLPLAFLVLHGFISLSAEDSCDNYFQPGGNFSIPLKYTDLSSKEITWKHNGSVIFKRKNGKFKPGKTEDILEDGSLQLNGLVSANEGTYKAEVFNIDGKSIKDQSFSLCMKEKVSKPSVKFTCSDKDVTFTCILTNTEGVTFKWSKNRQPLNGEKKTTLIIGLKQLKELDTFTCSVVNEVSTETSDIIKPTCKAVSKSIDRRLLFGFDFLTMVCILAGGGGLVLLLIIITLVCCCLSRRKSQMHFEEERELRLAPLTKTQHPYHSEGQTKHPSHPEGQKQRQRPPGGAPPGSTGPRPTARASNQAEPQPRAQAQGRPPQTPLDDDEEHPPPLPQPRKKGPHPPRH; this is encoded by the exons atgctcgggagcggtgcgcagGCACATCGCACGGTGCGTGGGCACATCCcaaccagaagaccgctccgtctgccccttctgcggcgccgttgttttgggtcgccggctgggatccgatccattgtcctgggtgatgGACCAAACAGAGGGTCCGcttcaggaaagtcgtattccttaag TACATGTAGTAACAACACAATGGCCTGTACATTACCACTGGCATTCCTTGTCCTTCATGGATTTATCTCTCTTTCGGCAGAAG ATTCATGTGATAATTATTTCCAACCTGGAGGTAACTTCTCCATCCCTCTGAAATACACTGACTTGAGTTCGAAAGAAATAACCTGGAAACACAATGGCAGCGTTATATTTAAAAGAAAGAATGGAAAGTTCAAACCAGGCAAGACTGAGGACATCTTAGAGGATGGGTCTCTCCAACTGAATGGCCTGGTGTCGGCAAACGAAGGTACTTATAAAGCAGAAGTGTTCAACATCGACGGGAAAAGCATCAAAGATCAGTCCTTCAGCCTGTGTATGAAGG AAAAGGTCTCCAAGCCCTCAGTGAAATTCACCTGTTCTGATAAGGACGTCACCTTTACCTGTATCTTGACTAACACTGAGGGAGTGACTTTCAAGTGGAGCAAGAACAGACAGCCTTTAAATGGGGAAAAAAAAACAACCTTGATCATCGGTCTGAAACAACTGAAAGAGCTGGACACCTTCACCTGCTCTGTAGTCAATGAGGTCAGCACGGAGACAAGTGACATCATCAAACCAACATGCAAGG CTGTCTCAAAATCGATTGATCGGCGTTTACTGTTTGGTTTTGATTTCTTGACCATGGTGTGCATCCTGGCCGGGGGAGGGGGCTTGgtactcctcctcatcatcatcaccttgGTGTGCTGTTGCCTCAGCCGACGCAAGAGCCAGATGCACTTTGAAG AGGAAAGAGAGTTGAGACTAGCCCCCCTGACCAAGACCCAGCATCCTTACCACTCAGAGGGCCAGACAAAGCATCCTTCTCACCCAGAGGGCCAGAAGCAAAGGCAGAGACCCCCCGGTGGGGCCCCACCTGGTTCCACCGGCCCCAGGCCCACGGCCAGAGCCTCCAACCAGGCAGAGCCCCAACCCAGAGCCCAGGCTCAAGGGAGGCCTCCACAGACACCACTCGATGACGATGAAGAGCATCCCCCACCACTACCCCAGCCCAGGAAGAAAGGCCCTCACCCCCCCAGACACTGA
- the LOC110495667 gene encoding T-cell surface antigen CD2 isoform X2 yields MACTLPLAFLVLHGFISLSAEDSCDNYFQPGGNFSIPLKYTDLSSKEITWKHNGSVIFKRKNGKFKPGKTEDILEDGSLQLNGLVSANEGTYKAEVFNIDGKSIKDQSFSLCMKEKVSKPSVKFTCSDKDVTFTCILTNTEGVTFKWSKNRQPLNGEKKTTLIIGLKQLKELDTFTCSVVNEVSTETSDIIKPTCKAVSKSIDRRLLFGFDFLTMVCILAGGGGLVLLLIIITLVCCCLSRRKSQMHFEEERELRLAPLTKTQHPYHSEGQTKHPSHPEGQKQRQRPPGGAPPGSTGPRPTARASNQAEPQPRAQAQGRPPQTPLDDDEEHPPPLPQPRKKGPHPPRH; encoded by the exons ATGGCCTGTACATTACCACTGGCATTCCTTGTCCTTCATGGATTTATCTCTCTTTCGGCAGAAG ATTCATGTGATAATTATTTCCAACCTGGAGGTAACTTCTCCATCCCTCTGAAATACACTGACTTGAGTTCGAAAGAAATAACCTGGAAACACAATGGCAGCGTTATATTTAAAAGAAAGAATGGAAAGTTCAAACCAGGCAAGACTGAGGACATCTTAGAGGATGGGTCTCTCCAACTGAATGGCCTGGTGTCGGCAAACGAAGGTACTTATAAAGCAGAAGTGTTCAACATCGACGGGAAAAGCATCAAAGATCAGTCCTTCAGCCTGTGTATGAAGG AAAAGGTCTCCAAGCCCTCAGTGAAATTCACCTGTTCTGATAAGGACGTCACCTTTACCTGTATCTTGACTAACACTGAGGGAGTGACTTTCAAGTGGAGCAAGAACAGACAGCCTTTAAATGGGGAAAAAAAAACAACCTTGATCATCGGTCTGAAACAACTGAAAGAGCTGGACACCTTCACCTGCTCTGTAGTCAATGAGGTCAGCACGGAGACAAGTGACATCATCAAACCAACATGCAAGG CTGTCTCAAAATCGATTGATCGGCGTTTACTGTTTGGTTTTGATTTCTTGACCATGGTGTGCATCCTGGCCGGGGGAGGGGGCTTGgtactcctcctcatcatcatcaccttgGTGTGCTGTTGCCTCAGCCGACGCAAGAGCCAGATGCACTTTGAAG AGGAAAGAGAGTTGAGACTAGCCCCCCTGACCAAGACCCAGCATCCTTACCACTCAGAGGGCCAGACAAAGCATCCTTCTCACCCAGAGGGCCAGAAGCAAAGGCAGAGACCCCCCGGTGGGGCCCCACCTGGTTCCACCGGCCCCAGGCCCACGGCCAGAGCCTCCAACCAGGCAGAGCCCCAACCCAGAGCCCAGGCTCAAGGGAGGCCTCCACAGACACCACTCGATGACGATGAAGAGCATCCCCCACCACTACCCCAGCCCAGGAAGAAAGGCCCTCACCCCCCCAGACACTGA